A genomic region of Campylobacter corcagiensis contains the following coding sequences:
- a CDS encoding M20 family metallo-hydrolase — MINEQRFIKNFNEISKFGALKGQNYLQNSKPTGGLTRLAFSNEDKNAREFFINLVKSYDLDIRVDSVGNIYARFSDVLEPDLPAISVGSHIDSVPNGGFYDGTLGVMAGLEAIVSIKEILKTNNEKLKRPLELIVFVAEESSRFKMATIGSKIISGKLSVSRLKELVDDSGISVFDAMKNFGLNPENLEKSILKDKTYKSYIELHIEQGRVLEEMGISVGVVTGIAAPIRFELTINARADHSGATPMNMRCDALVAASHIILAARNFASEFKTAVATVGYTKVIPGALNVVPGKVVMGVDMRDIDEKNLNTLNQNLRNYINDLSNEFGFSYEIKELAADTPVKLDDSLINLLYKNALDLDIKAHKMPSGAGHDAMHMSGIADKVGMIFIPCKNGISHNIDEDIDFKDAIKATNLLTKTMMGLANS; from the coding sequence ATGATAAACGAACAAAGATTTATAAAAAATTTTAACGAAATTTCAAAATTTGGTGCCTTAAAAGGTCAAAACTATCTACAAAATTCTAAGCCAACTGGTGGTCTTACAAGACTTGCTTTTAGCAATGAAGATAAAAACGCAAGAGAGTTTTTCATAAATTTAGTAAAAAGTTATGATTTAGATATTAGAGTTGATAGTGTTGGAAATATCTATGCTAGATTTAGCGATGTTTTAGAGCCAGATTTACCAGCAATTAGTGTTGGTTCTCACATAGATAGCGTGCCAAATGGTGGATTTTATGATGGAACTTTGGGTGTTATGGCTGGACTTGAAGCAATAGTGTCAATAAAAGAAATTCTTAAAACCAACAATGAAAAATTAAAACGCCCACTTGAGCTTATAGTTTTTGTAGCTGAAGAGTCAAGCCGTTTTAAAATGGCAACTATTGGCTCTAAAATTATATCTGGAAAACTCAGTGTTTCTAGGCTTAAAGAATTAGTTGATGATAGTGGAATTTCAGTATTTGATGCGATGAAAAATTTTGGATTAAATCCTGAAAATTTAGAAAAATCAATCCTAAAAGATAAAACCTACAAAAGCTACATTGAGCTTCATATAGAACAGGGTAGGGTTCTTGAAGAGATGGGCATAAGTGTGGGTGTTGTCACAGGTATAGCCGCTCCTATAAGATTTGAACTAACCATAAATGCAAGAGCTGATCATAGCGGTGCAACACCTATGAATATGCGATGTGACGCTCTTGTAGCAGCTAGTCATATTATATTAGCAGCTAGAAATTTTGCTAGTGAATTTAAAACAGCAGTTGCAACGGTTGGTTATACTAAGGTTATACCTGGAGCGTTAAATGTTGTTCCTGGAAAAGTTGTAATGGGTGTAGATATGCGTGATATTGATGAAAAAAATCTAAATACATTAAATCAAAATCTAAGAAATTACATAAACGATCTATCAAATGAATTTGGTTTTAGCTATGAGATCAAAGAACTAGCAGCTGATACGCCTGTAAAACTTGATGATAGTTTGATAAATTTGCTCTATAAAAATGCATTAGATCTAGATATAAAAGCTCATAAAATGCCAAGTGGTGCAGGGCATGATGCTATGCATATGAGTGGTATAGCTGATAAAGTCGGCATGATATTTATTCCTTGTAAAAATGGCATAAGTCACAATATTGATGAAGATATAGATTTTAAAGATGCTATCAAAGCTACAAATCTACTAACCAAAACTATGATGGGTTTAGCTAATTCATAA
- a CDS encoding amidohydrolase: protein MSNFSDQVRALNDEMVKNRRFFHSHPETGYFTFFTTAVIADELKKLGYELKMGREIMDPSSRQGLGSKEACDEALKRAKNLLNESQQKYLEVMEDGLTGVVAQIDTGRSGKTVGFRFDIDGVDVTESIDENHKPTKCNFSSDIKGITHACGHDTHITIGLALAKLIKNNLDKFSGKFRFIFQTAEEGTRGAVAMEKAGVCEGLDYLLGGHMGFQADKMGGIICGTNKLLATSKFDVKLTGVSAHAAGAPQDGANALLGGAQIALNMHGITRNAKGVTRINVGVLRAGEGRNVIAPNAHLMCETRGETTELNEFMYEKCMDIIEGVSKIYGLKYEVIRTGGTAGGDSDKEVTEIYYQSAKESPFIKDELIVKEFDFGACEDFAHFMHTVQNNGGKSGYLMVGTELKAGHHNSKFDIDENSMMAGVDVFLRSAYKINGIK from the coding sequence ATGAGTAATTTTTCAGATCAAGTAAGAGCTTTAAATGATGAGATGGTTAAAAATAGAAGATTTTTTCACTCTCATCCTGAGACAGGGTATTTTACATTTTTCACAACTGCTGTTATAGCTGATGAGTTAAAAAAGCTTGGATATGAGCTTAAAATGGGTAGAGAGATTATGGATCCTAGCTCAAGACAAGGCTTAGGAAGCAAAGAAGCGTGCGATGAAGCTTTAAAAAGAGCTAAAAATTTACTAAACGAATCTCAGCAAAAATATCTTGAAGTGATGGAAGATGGTTTAACAGGCGTAGTAGCTCAGATAGATACAGGTAGAAGTGGTAAAACAGTTGGTTTTAGGTTTGATATAGATGGCGTTGATGTTACAGAAAGCATTGATGAGAACCATAAACCTACAAAATGTAACTTTAGTTCCGATATAAAAGGTATAACTCACGCTTGTGGGCATGATACTCATATCACAATTGGACTAGCTTTAGCTAAGCTAATTAAAAATAATCTAGATAAATTCAGTGGCAAATTTAGATTTATATTTCAAACAGCAGAAGAGGGCACAAGAGGTGCGGTCGCTATGGAAAAAGCTGGAGTTTGCGAAGGGCTTGATTATCTGCTTGGTGGTCATATGGGATTTCAAGCTGATAAGATGGGTGGAATAATTTGCGGGACAAATAAACTTCTTGCAACTAGTAAATTTGATGTTAAATTAACTGGAGTATCAGCTCACGCAGCAGGAGCACCACAAGATGGAGCAAATGCACTTCTTGGCGGGGCTCAAATAGCTCTAAATATGCATGGTATCACAAGAAATGCAAAAGGTGTAACTCGTATAAATGTTGGAGTTTTAAGGGCTGGGGAAGGTAGGAATGTTATAGCACCAAATGCTCATTTGATGTGTGAAACAAGAGGTGAGACTACAGAATTAAATGAATTTATGTATGAAAAATGCATGGATATCATAGAAGGCGTTAGTAAAATTTATGGCCTTAAGTATGAAGTGATACGAACTGGTGGTACAGCAGGTGGAGATAGCGATAAAGAAGTTACTGAAATTTACTATCAATCAGCTAAAGAGTCGCCATTTATCAAAGATGAACTTATCGTTAAAGAGTTTGATTTTGGTGCGTGTGAGGATTTTGCTCACTTTATGCATACTGTTCAAAATAATGGTGGCAAGAGCGGGTATTTGATGGTTGGAACCGAGCTAAAAGCAGGGCATCATAACTCTAAATTTGATATAGATGAAAACTCCATGATGGCTGGAGTTGATGTTTTTCTTCGTTCAGCTTATAAAATAAATGGCATAAAATAA
- the pepE gene encoding dipeptidase PepE: MKKALLFSSSSYKDTGYLRHCKNPIKEFLGDDYKDEILFIPYAGVSRSNDEYESKVTDRLKTKTIKSIHRYDDKKAAIRGAKTIAVGGGNTFMLLHELYKFDLVDEIKQAVLNGAKYFGWSAGANIAGATMMTTNDMPIIMPKSFDSLGIFPYQINPHFISGKISGHNGVSREDRLNEFLKVHPNEIVYALPEGAWLEIDNGECKICGLADEIYKFEFEKDVVTLKVGENFKI, encoded by the coding sequence ATGAAAAAAGCTCTACTTTTTAGTTCATCAAGTTATAAAGATACAGGCTATTTAAGGCATTGTAAAAACCCTATCAAAGAGTTTTTGGGTGATGATTATAAAGATGAAATTTTATTTATACCTTATGCTGGAGTAAGTCGCTCAAACGATGAGTATGAATCAAAAGTCACAGACCGTTTAAAAACAAAAACTATCAAAAGCATCCACAGATATGATGATAAAAAAGCTGCAATAAGAGGAGCTAAAACAATCGCTGTTGGAGGCGGAAATACCTTTATGCTACTTCATGAATTATATAAATTTGACCTAGTTGATGAGATAAAACAAGCAGTTTTAAACGGTGCTAAATACTTTGGCTGGTCAGCTGGAGCAAATATAGCTGGTGCTACGATGATGACTACAAATGATATGCCAATCATAATGCCTAAAAGCTTTGATAGTTTAGGAATTTTTCCTTATCAGATAAATCCGCATTTCATCAGTGGCAAAATTTCAGGTCATAATGGCGTAAGTAGGGAAGATAGATTAAATGAATTTCTAAAAGTTCATCCAAATGAGATTGTTTATGCTTTGCCAGAAGGAGCTTGGCTTGAGATAGATAATGGTGAGTGTAAAATTTGTGGGTTAGCAGATGAAATTTATAAATTTGAGTTTGAAAAAGATGTTGTCACGCTAAAAGTTGGAGAAAATTTTAAAATTTAA
- the dcuC gene encoding C4-dicarboxylate transporter DcuC, protein MQNFYIYLALAGILVAVVLLVMKKDTKTVLLGVGLVLCLLALKPLSGLDEFASAMTKGALIMAICSSMGFAYVMKLTGCDQQLVNALTKPLGNLGIFLIPIAAFVTSLVNIAIPSAAGCAAAVGATLIPLMIAAGIKPAMAAAAILAGTFGSVLSPGHSHNAFVADMTGKSIADMISVQFMNAISSVVIMLICLTIVAVIFKDYQKTSASSQSIDTKVNYLHAIMPIVPLVILLGGNIIGEILNGAVANGVLLSEGKIYTTTENTPALIAFLVKFSWLNMGVAQAMLLGVIISLIVTLSNPEKISKEFFKGMGNAYGDIMGIIIAATVFVAGLKACGAIDYIIDILKHSGDYVKFGGTFIPFIMGIITGSGDAATLAFNEAITTQAAKLGFDQATLGMAASIAGSLGRTMSPIAGVTILCAGLAGANPVDIIKRTALGSIVSVCFIAFFLL, encoded by the coding sequence ATGCAAAATTTTTATATCTATTTAGCACTTGCTGGTATTTTAGTAGCTGTGGTGCTTCTTGTGATGAAAAAAGATACCAAAACGGTTCTTTTAGGCGTTGGTTTAGTGCTTTGTTTGCTAGCTTTAAAGCCGCTATCAGGTCTTGATGAGTTTGCTTCAGCTATGACAAAAGGAGCACTTATTATGGCGATTTGTTCAAGTATGGGTTTTGCTTATGTTATGAAGCTCACTGGATGTGATCAGCAACTTGTAAATGCCCTAACTAAGCCACTTGGAAATTTAGGTATATTTTTGATTCCGATTGCGGCTTTTGTGACATCTTTAGTAAATATAGCAATACCATCAGCAGCAGGGTGTGCAGCAGCTGTTGGGGCAACACTTATACCACTTATGATAGCAGCAGGAATAAAACCTGCCATGGCCGCAGCTGCGATTTTAGCTGGAACTTTTGGCTCTGTTTTAAGTCCTGGTCACTCTCATAATGCTTTTGTAGCAGATATGACTGGAAAAAGTATAGCTGATATGATTAGTGTTCAGTTTATGAATGCTATTTCAAGTGTGGTGATAATGCTTATATGTCTAACAATCGTTGCTGTTATCTTTAAAGATTATCAAAAAACTTCTGCTTCTAGTCAAAGCATAGATACAAAAGTAAACTATCTTCATGCCATAATGCCTATAGTTCCACTTGTTATACTACTTGGTGGCAACATTATAGGTGAGATACTAAATGGTGCTGTAGCAAATGGAGTTTTACTAAGTGAAGGAAAAATTTATACAACAACAGAAAATACCCCAGCTTTAATAGCTTTTTTAGTTAAATTTTCATGGCTTAATATGGGTGTAGCTCAAGCTATGCTACTTGGAGTTATCATCTCTTTAATAGTAACTTTAAGCAATCCTGAGAAAATATCAAAAGAATTTTTTAAAGGTATGGGCAATGCGTATGGCGATATAATGGGAATTATTATAGCAGCTACTGTTTTTGTTGCTGGGCTTAAGGCGTGCGGGGCGATTGATTATATTATTGATATATTAAAACACTCTGGCGATTATGTGAAATTTGGTGGAACATTTATTCCTTTTATAATGGGAATTATCACAGGTTCAGGAGATGCAGCGACTTTAGCCTTTAATGAAGCAATAACAACTCAAGCAGCTAAACTTGGCTTTGATCAAGCAACTCTTGGAATGGCTGCAAGCATAGCAGGCTCACTTGGTAGGACAATGTCACCAATAGCTGGTGTGACGATACTTTGTGCAGGTTTAGCAGGGGCAAATCCAGTTGATATTATAAAAAGAACAGCACTTGGCTCTATAGTTTCTGTTTGTTTTATAGCATTTTTCTTGCTATAA
- a CDS encoding ferritin-like domain-containing protein, translating to MFFEEIEFVLNQSDIELKRAKFSEIWAKFDEFSFDVKFKPKPLISPSYAEICEILPAKDLPKYKGKDKIPAFLHSIAHIEYSAIDIALDDCYRFTNLPKEYYFDFLELASDEFRHFSMISDELAKFGYKYGDFPVHDGLFFALKNTQNSLLERMALLHRHQEAVGLDANFFMLKRLKNDKEKAFLLPLLEVILDEEISHVRKGDKWFKWECDETGKSYECFFDILNKHLPKLKDFRRELNVEDRLNAGYTKEELDKLQGNFN from the coding sequence ATGTTTTTTGAAGAGATTGAATTTGTTTTAAACCAGAGCGATATTGAGTTAAAAAGAGCTAAATTTAGTGAAATTTGGGCTAAATTTGATGAGTTTAGTTTTGATGTTAAATTTAAACCTAAGCCATTAATTAGCCCAAGTTATGCCGAGATTTGCGAAATTTTACCAGCAAAGGATCTGCCTAAATATAAAGGCAAGGATAAAATTCCAGCCTTTTTACACTCAATTGCTCATATTGAGTACTCAGCCATAGATATCGCTCTTGATGATTGCTATAGATTTACAAATTTACCAAAAGAGTATTATTTTGATTTTTTAGAACTAGCTAGCGATGAATTTAGGCATTTTTCAATGATAAGTGATGAGTTAGCTAAATTTGGTTATAAATACGGCGATTTTCCAGTTCATGATGGACTATTCTTTGCTCTTAAAAACACCCAAAACTCACTACTTGAGAGAATGGCTCTACTTCATAGGCATCAAGAAGCTGTTGGTCTTGATGCTAACTTTTTTATGCTAAAAAGACTCAAAAATGATAAAGAAAAAGCGTTTTTGTTACCACTTTTAGAAGTTATTTTAGATGAAGAGATTAGCCATGTAAGAAAAGGGGATAAATGGTTTAAGTGGGAGTGTGATGAAACAGGCAAAAGTTATGAGTGCTTTTTTGATATCTTAAATAAACATTTGCCAAAACTAAAAGATTTTAGGCGAGAGTTAAATGTTGAAGATAGGCTAAATGCAGGATATACTAAAGAAGAACTAGATAAATTACAAGGAAATTTTAATTGA